The Paludisphaera rhizosphaerae genome has a window encoding:
- the dnaB gene encoding replicative DNA helicase, with protein sequence MASVPAGYSNSQGFGREGKNGNGPFGRHEPAIGDRLPPQNLDAERSVLGGILLDNDVLHDIVSFLTPDDFYRDAHQIIFRAVREMYNDGKAVDAVTLGDELERQGVMEQIGGDDGLSEIANSVPHAANARYHAEIVRQKSVSRQLIQSATEIIRDGYSNLFTSQQLLESAERKVFEIAEDQIKGQIHDLDVVLAEAMDRIIKRSEDSHAVTGVGTGFYDLDDITSGFQPEQLIILAARPSMGKTALAVNICAHAAVNLKVPSLIVSLEMGRLELGERILCGHSKVDHHKIRTGRGMDYREMSKLSKAFGEINTSPIHIDDTPSRNMLQITASARRLKMRHGLGLIMIDYIQLIDSDDSRDSRQEQIAKISRRLKMLARELHVPVIALSQLNRAVENREDRRPRMADLRESGAIEQDADMVLLLHRPDYYDANDQPGIAEVIVAKNRSGRTDTAKLVFIKNLTLFDNLSHVEQPIEEGRPF encoded by the coding sequence ATGGCATCCGTCCCCGCGGGATACAGCAACAGCCAGGGATTCGGACGGGAAGGGAAGAACGGCAACGGGCCCTTTGGTCGTCACGAGCCGGCGATCGGCGACCGTCTGCCGCCTCAGAACCTCGATGCTGAGCGCAGCGTCCTGGGCGGCATCCTGCTGGACAACGACGTCCTGCACGACATCGTCTCGTTCCTGACGCCCGACGACTTCTACCGCGACGCCCACCAGATCATCTTCCGGGCCGTCCGCGAGATGTACAACGACGGGAAAGCCGTCGACGCGGTCACCCTGGGCGACGAGCTGGAACGCCAGGGCGTGATGGAGCAGATCGGCGGCGACGACGGCCTGTCGGAGATCGCCAACAGCGTCCCGCATGCCGCCAACGCCCGCTACCACGCCGAGATCGTCCGCCAGAAGTCGGTTAGCCGCCAGTTGATCCAGAGCGCCACGGAGATCATCCGCGACGGCTACTCCAACCTGTTCACCTCGCAGCAGCTTCTGGAGTCCGCCGAACGCAAGGTCTTCGAGATCGCCGAGGACCAGATCAAGGGCCAGATCCACGACCTGGACGTCGTCCTCGCCGAGGCGATGGACCGGATTATCAAGCGATCGGAGGATTCCCACGCCGTCACCGGGGTCGGAACCGGCTTCTACGACCTCGACGACATCACCAGCGGCTTCCAGCCCGAGCAGCTCATCATCCTGGCGGCCCGGCCCAGCATGGGGAAGACGGCTCTCGCCGTGAACATCTGCGCCCACGCGGCCGTCAATCTCAAGGTCCCCTCGCTGATCGTCAGCCTGGAAATGGGCCGGCTGGAGTTGGGCGAGCGAATTCTCTGCGGCCACTCCAAGGTCGACCACCACAAGATCCGGACGGGACGCGGTATGGACTACCGCGAGATGAGCAAACTGAGCAAGGCGTTCGGCGAGATCAACACCTCGCCCATCCACATCGACGACACGCCCTCGCGGAACATGCTCCAGATCACGGCCTCGGCGCGTCGGTTGAAGATGCGGCACGGGCTGGGTCTGATCATGATCGACTACATCCAGCTCATCGACTCCGACGACTCCCGTGACAGCCGCCAGGAGCAGATCGCCAAGATCAGCCGCCGCCTCAAGATGCTCGCCCGCGAGTTGCATGTGCCGGTGATCGCCCTTTCTCAGTTGAACCGAGCCGTCGAGAACCGCGAGGACCGCCGGCCCCGCATGGCCGACCTTCGCGAGTCGGGCGCCATCGAGCAGGACGCCGACATGGTGCTCCTGCTCCACCGGCCCGACTACTACGACGCCAAC
- a CDS encoding DUF1559 family PulG-like putative transporter yields MTSVSESPSLRRDRGFTLIELLVVIAIIAVLIALLLPAVQAAREAARRAQCVNNLKQLALGAANYESSNGCFPPSNLTQIRYRDMTTKDSLSIWFRLAPFIEQKGVYDAANMNLCQSDFENLTVIGQGISSLWCPSDPLVSQPVAITTANFGVAPPAGSWRMQFSSYACNAGLWSLSIRTTNTNYAARLAGMSGVMYGHSNVTIAGITDGTSNTISFGEHAHSLLPQTIGTTLVRDTFHWWSSGYYTDNTFQSLWPINAQKSVSKTIYNSTSYIEDLPLHLSSLHPGGVNVSMVDGSVRFLRDSIDTWMPVPPGDAPAGVVYASSNYTISPGQKIGVFQALTTRAGGEITSADSY; encoded by the coding sequence ATGACCTCTGTGTCCGAATCTCCAAGCCTCCGGCGCGATCGCGGCTTCACGCTGATCGAGTTGCTGGTGGTGATCGCGATCATCGCCGTCCTCATTGCCCTTCTCTTGCCGGCGGTCCAGGCCGCCCGCGAGGCAGCGCGTCGCGCCCAGTGCGTCAACAACCTCAAGCAGTTGGCGTTGGGCGCCGCCAACTATGAGAGTTCCAACGGCTGCTTCCCTCCCAGCAACCTGACACAGATCCGTTATCGCGACATGACCACCAAGGACAGCCTGAGCATCTGGTTCCGGCTGGCCCCGTTCATCGAGCAGAAGGGCGTCTATGACGCTGCCAACATGAACCTATGTCAGTCGGACTTCGAGAACCTGACCGTCATTGGCCAGGGCATCTCCAGCCTCTGGTGCCCGAGTGATCCGTTGGTCTCGCAACCCGTCGCGATCACGACGGCCAATTTCGGGGTGGCTCCGCCGGCCGGCAGCTGGCGGATGCAGTTCAGCAGCTACGCCTGCAACGCGGGCCTCTGGTCGTTGTCGATTCGGACGACGAACACCAACTACGCCGCTCGCCTCGCCGGCATGTCGGGGGTGATGTACGGTCATTCCAACGTCACGATCGCGGGGATCACCGACGGTACGAGCAACACCATTTCCTTCGGCGAACATGCCCATTCACTGCTGCCCCAGACCATCGGCACCACGCTCGTCCGCGACACATTCCACTGGTGGTCTTCGGGGTATTACACGGACAACACGTTCCAGAGCCTCTGGCCGATCAACGCCCAGAAGTCCGTCTCCAAGACCATCTACAACAGCACGTCGTACATCGAGGACCTTCCCCTTCACCTCTCCAGCCTCCATCCGGGAGGCGTGAACGTCTCGATGGTCGACGGCTCGGTGAGATTCCTCCGCGACAGCATCGATACCTGGATGCCGGTCCCCCCTGGCGACGCACCTGCCGGCGTAGTGTACGCCAGCAGCAATTACACCATCTCGCCCGGCCAGAAGATCGGGGTCTTCCAGGCCTTGACCACCCGAGCCGGCGGCGAGATCACCTCGGCCGACTCCTACTGA
- a CDS encoding single-stranded DNA-binding protein: MPDLNRVQLMGRLTFDPELRRIPNGTAVAELRMAVNRSWQGRDGDRREEVLYIDVTVWDRQAETCCQILRKGSLIFVEGSLKMDQWEDKTSGEKRSKVRVQADRVQFLDSRRDGGGGTGYAGDEEYGAPPARESAPARRPRQDQDRGFDNGPPRGGFAPSNSNAGRAAVAPDQGDDDIPF; encoded by the coding sequence ATGCCGGATTTGAACCGCGTGCAGTTGATGGGTCGTCTCACCTTCGATCCCGAACTGCGACGGATCCCCAACGGGACCGCCGTCGCCGAGCTGCGGATGGCCGTCAACCGCTCCTGGCAGGGGCGCGACGGAGACCGCCGCGAGGAAGTCCTGTACATCGACGTCACCGTCTGGGACCGGCAGGCTGAAACCTGCTGCCAGATCCTCCGCAAGGGGAGCCTGATCTTCGTCGAAGGCTCCCTCAAGATGGACCAGTGGGAAGACAAGACGTCCGGCGAGAAGCGCTCGAAGGTCCGCGTCCAGGCCGACCGCGTCCAGTTCCTCGACAGCCGCCGAGACGGCGGCGGCGGAACCGGTTACGCCGGCGACGAGGAGTACGGAGCGCCCCCGGCCCGTGAGTCGGCCCCAGCCCGTCGCCCCCGGCAGGATCAGGACCGTGGTTTCGACAACGGCCCGCCCCGCGGCGGCTTCGCTCCGTCGAACTCCAACGCCGGCCGCGCGGCTGTCGCACCGGACCAGGGAGACGACGACATCCCGTTCTGA
- a CDS encoding efflux RND transporter permease subunit, with product MFSRFFIDRPIFASVLSIVITLAGGITLWTLPVAQYPDITPPTVEVAAFYPGANAQVVADTVAAPIEQQVNGVENMMYMSSQCTNDGNYTLTVTFKPGVDLNMAQVLVQNREALAEPILPDLVKRRGVSVTKKSPSILMIINVYSPNNTRDNLYLSNYATIQLRDELARLDGIGDITYIGQRNYSMRVWLDPQKMAFRNLGASDVVRAIEQQNVQVAAGQLGQPPVDTGQAFQFTITTLGRLSDTDQFADMILKSDPNGAIVRLRDVAKVELGAQGYDQACTLDGQPTVALSVYQRPGSNALEVANLVRAKMEELKDRFPEGVDYSIAYDTTPFITESVNEVFKTLRDAVILVAVVVLLFLQNWRSALIPLIAVPVAVVGTFAVMAAMGFSLNNLTLFGLVLAIGIVVDDAIVVVEAVEHHIEHGLPPREATIKAMEQVSSPVVAVGLVLTAVFVPCAFISGIIGQFFRQFALTIATSTLISAFNSLTLSPALAAMLLKPRKKGTFEALPGLAFVLAGGWAGATFLAPLLASYIPQAYTPSRLTHDQFAMILGALAGGVGGWLAGFPLNRLLGWTFAAFNRGFDASAGFYTKMVGGLLRVSALVLLLYGGLLGLTYFAFTRTPAGFIPSQDKGYLLVNMQLPDSSSLERTRAVMKQAEALALKLPGVSHTLAIAGQSILMNANAPNFGAMYVMLDDFHHRAKEGLSGPIVAAQLQNALQEQVHEGAVNVFDAPPVDGLGTAGGFKIVLEDRGDLGSKELETVASRVVAAGTASPMLEGLFTSFRADTPWLYLDVDREKAKLLGVSIAELFNTLQVYLGSLYVNDFNLFGRTWQVNVQGLADFRRQRRDLAGLRIRNDAGMMVPLGSIARLRDVSGPVMILRYNLYPSAAINLRPAPGVSSGQALDEMQRVVGDEIPQAMRADWTELALLQRQTGSTAMFAFTLAVILVFLVLAAQYESWALPLAVILVVPMCLLCSCIGVNLWKMDVNIFTQVGFIVLVGLACKNAILIVEFAKLRSEDGATAFDATLEACELRLRPIIMTSMAFILGVVPLILSTGAGAEMRRTLGVAVFSGMLGVTIFGIFLTPVFFYVIQRLSGRRPPEAVVAHGHASHSARAVDPGQIDTEFELIPHRSASESSEAHR from the coding sequence GTGTTCTCGCGATTCTTCATCGACCGACCGATCTTCGCCTCGGTGCTCTCGATCGTGATCACGCTCGCCGGCGGGATCACCCTCTGGACGCTCCCGGTGGCGCAGTACCCCGACATCACGCCGCCGACCGTCGAGGTCGCCGCGTTCTATCCGGGGGCGAACGCCCAGGTCGTCGCCGACACCGTCGCCGCGCCCATCGAGCAGCAGGTCAACGGCGTCGAGAACATGATGTACATGTCGTCGCAGTGCACCAACGACGGCAATTACACGCTCACCGTCACGTTCAAACCGGGCGTCGACCTGAACATGGCCCAGGTCCTCGTCCAGAACCGCGAGGCTCTCGCCGAGCCGATCCTCCCCGACCTGGTCAAGCGCCGCGGCGTCTCGGTGACGAAGAAGTCGCCGAGCATCTTGATGATCATCAACGTCTACTCGCCCAACAACACCCGCGACAACCTCTATCTGAGCAACTACGCCACCATCCAGCTTCGCGACGAGTTGGCCCGGCTCGACGGCATCGGCGACATCACCTACATCGGCCAGCGCAACTACTCCATGCGGGTCTGGCTCGATCCTCAGAAAATGGCCTTCCGCAACCTTGGAGCGTCCGACGTCGTCCGCGCGATCGAGCAGCAAAACGTCCAGGTCGCCGCCGGCCAGTTGGGCCAACCTCCCGTCGACACCGGGCAGGCGTTCCAGTTCACCATCACGACCCTCGGCCGCCTCAGCGACACAGACCAGTTCGCCGATATGATCCTGAAGTCGGACCCCAACGGCGCCATCGTTCGCCTGCGGGACGTCGCGAAGGTCGAGTTGGGCGCCCAGGGCTACGACCAGGCCTGTACGCTCGACGGTCAGCCCACCGTCGCGCTCTCGGTCTACCAGCGCCCCGGATCGAACGCGCTGGAGGTCGCCAATCTGGTCCGCGCCAAGATGGAGGAACTCAAAGACCGGTTCCCCGAAGGCGTGGACTATTCCATCGCCTACGACACGACGCCGTTCATCACGGAATCGGTCAACGAGGTCTTCAAGACCCTTCGCGACGCGGTGATCCTGGTGGCCGTCGTCGTGCTGCTCTTCCTTCAGAACTGGCGGTCTGCGCTGATCCCTCTCATCGCGGTGCCTGTCGCCGTCGTGGGGACGTTCGCCGTGATGGCGGCGATGGGTTTCAGCCTGAACAACCTGACGCTGTTCGGGCTGGTGCTGGCAATCGGCATCGTGGTCGACGACGCCATCGTCGTCGTGGAGGCCGTCGAACACCACATCGAGCACGGCCTCCCGCCTCGCGAGGCGACGATTAAGGCCATGGAGCAAGTCTCCTCGCCGGTCGTCGCGGTGGGCCTGGTGTTGACGGCCGTGTTCGTCCCCTGCGCGTTCATCTCGGGGATCATCGGCCAGTTCTTCAGGCAGTTCGCCCTTACGATCGCGACGTCCACCCTGATCTCGGCGTTCAATTCGTTGACCCTGAGCCCGGCCCTGGCCGCAATGCTGCTGAAGCCCCGCAAGAAAGGGACGTTCGAGGCGCTGCCGGGCCTGGCTTTCGTGCTCGCCGGAGGCTGGGCGGGAGCGACGTTCCTCGCTCCGCTCCTCGCGTCCTACATCCCCCAAGCCTACACGCCGTCGAGGCTGACCCACGATCAGTTCGCCATGATTCTCGGGGCGCTGGCCGGCGGCGTCGGCGGCTGGCTGGCGGGCTTCCCACTCAACCGTCTGCTGGGCTGGACGTTCGCCGCGTTCAACCGTGGATTCGACGCCTCGGCCGGATTTTATACGAAAATGGTGGGAGGCCTACTCCGCGTCAGCGCCCTGGTGCTGTTGCTGTACGGCGGTCTGCTCGGATTGACGTACTTCGCCTTCACTCGAACCCCAGCCGGGTTCATCCCCTCTCAGGACAAGGGCTATCTGCTGGTCAACATGCAGTTGCCCGACTCCTCTTCGTTGGAGCGGACGCGAGCCGTCATGAAACAGGCCGAGGCCCTGGCTCTGAAACTGCCGGGAGTCTCCCACACTTTGGCGATCGCCGGCCAGTCGATTCTCATGAACGCTAACGCTCCGAACTTCGGCGCGATGTACGTCATGCTCGACGACTTCCACCACCGTGCGAAGGAGGGCCTCTCCGGTCCCATCGTCGCAGCCCAGCTCCAAAACGCCCTGCAGGAGCAGGTCCACGAAGGGGCGGTGAACGTCTTCGACGCGCCGCCGGTCGACGGTCTGGGGACCGCGGGCGGCTTTAAGATCGTTCTGGAGGATCGTGGCGATCTGGGCTCGAAGGAGTTGGAGACCGTGGCGAGCCGCGTCGTCGCCGCGGGCACGGCCTCGCCCATGCTGGAGGGCCTCTTCACGAGTTTCCGAGCCGACACTCCCTGGCTCTATCTGGACGTCGACCGTGAGAAGGCGAAGCTCCTGGGCGTCTCAATCGCCGAGTTGTTCAACACGCTCCAGGTCTATCTGGGCTCCCTCTACGTCAACGACTTCAACCTCTTCGGCCGGACCTGGCAGGTCAACGTCCAGGGTCTTGCGGACTTCCGCCGCCAGCGCCGCGATCTGGCGGGGCTGAGAATTCGCAACGACGCCGGGATGATGGTGCCCCTCGGTTCGATCGCTCGACTGCGCGACGTCAGCGGCCCCGTCATGATCCTTCGCTACAATCTCTATCCCTCGGCCGCGATCAACCTCCGTCCGGCCCCCGGCGTCAGTTCGGGTCAGGCTCTCGACGAGATGCAGCGCGTGGTCGGCGACGAGATCCCCCAGGCGATGCGCGCCGATTGGACGGAATTGGCGTTGCTTCAGCGTCAGACCGGCAGCACGGCGATGTTCGCCTTCACGCTCGCGGTGATCCTCGTCTTCCTTGTGCTGGCCGCTCAATATGAGAGTTGGGCCTTGCCGCTGGCCGTCATCCTGGTCGTGCCGATGTGCCTTCTTTGCTCCTGCATCGGCGTCAACCTCTGGAAGATGGACGTGAATATCTTCACGCAGGTCGGGTTCATCGTTCTGGTGGGCCTGGCGTGCAAGAACGCCATCCTCATCGTCGAGTTCGCCAAGCTCCGAAGCGAAGACGGGGCCACCGCGTTCGACGCCACGCTCGAAGCCTGCGAACTGCGACTCCGCCCGATCATCATGACGTCGATGGCCTTCATCCTCGGCGTCGTTCCGCTGATCCTCTCGACGGGCGCCGGCGCCGAGATGCGCCGCACCCTGGGCGTGGCGGTGTTCAGCGGCATGCTCGGCGTCACCATTTTCGGGATCTTCCTGACGCCGGTGTTCTTCTATGTGATCCAGCGCCTCAGCGGACGACGTCCCCCCGAGGCGGTGGTCGCGCACGGGCACGCCTCCCACTCCGCCAGGGCGGTCGACCCTGGGCAGATCGATACGGAATTCGAGCTGATTCCGCATCGTTCCGCATCAGAGTCTTCCGAGGCCCACCGGTAA
- the pth gene encoding aminoacyl-tRNA hydrolase, with the protein MPSLKLVVGLGNPGPKYHGTRHNIGFDLVDRMAAGAAFTRKFEGLLAEVEIDFRRVLLLKPDTFMNLSGRSVGQAVRFHKIELADVLVVCDDLNLPVGKLRLRKGGSDGGQKGLRDVAAHFGTHEFPRLRIGIGEPEEGQAVDYVLGRFKGTDRARIDDALILASQAVAVWASQGMQAAMNRFNGPSPT; encoded by the coding sequence TTGCCATCCCTGAAGCTCGTCGTGGGGCTGGGAAATCCCGGCCCCAAATACCACGGGACCCGGCACAACATCGGTTTCGACCTCGTCGACCGCATGGCCGCCGGCGCAGCCTTCACTCGCAAGTTCGAAGGCCTGCTCGCCGAGGTCGAGATCGACTTCCGCCGCGTCCTGTTGCTGAAGCCCGATACGTTCATGAACCTCAGCGGCCGATCGGTCGGCCAGGCCGTCCGGTTCCACAAGATCGAGTTGGCCGACGTCCTGGTGGTCTGCGACGACCTGAACCTCCCCGTCGGCAAGCTCCGTCTCCGAAAGGGGGGCTCCGACGGCGGCCAGAAAGGGCTCCGCGACGTCGCCGCCCACTTCGGCACCCATGAATTCCCCCGCCTCCGAATCGGCATCGGCGAGCCGGAGGAGGGCCAGGCCGTCGACTACGTCCTGGGCCGCTTCAAAGGGACCGACCGTGCGAGAATCGACGACGCCCTGATCCTCGCCTCGCAGGCCGTCGCCGTCTGGGCCTCCCAAGGGATGCAGGCGGCCATGAACCGATTCAACGGACCGTCCCCCACGTAA
- the rpsF gene encoding 30S ribosomal protein S6: protein MPVHTYEGMFLLDSTKAAAAWDDTVKQVHDILTKYESEIVASRQWDERRLAYPINGHKKGTYLLTYFRTDGSKLKEIVNDCHLSDVILRELILKVHPKLEEQLVNQAMTSNPNVDAENASDDDLDDRPRRRRRDD, encoded by the coding sequence TTGCCCGTCCACACCTATGAAGGCATGTTCCTGCTCGACAGCACCAAGGCCGCCGCGGCCTGGGACGACACCGTCAAGCAGGTCCACGACATTCTCACCAAGTACGAGTCCGAGATCGTCGCCAGCCGCCAGTGGGACGAGCGCCGGCTCGCCTACCCGATCAACGGCCACAAGAAGGGGACGTACCTCCTGACCTACTTCCGCACCGACGGATCGAAGCTCAAGGAGATCGTCAACGACTGCCACCTCAGCGACGTCATCCTTCGCGAGCTGATCCTGAAGGTCCACCCGAAGCTCGAGGAACAGCTCGTCAACCAGGCGATGACCTCGAACCCGAACGTCGACGCCGAGAACGCCTCCGACGACGACCTCGACGACCGTCCCCGCCGCCGCCGTCGCGACGACTGA
- a CDS encoding tRNA (cytidine(34)-2'-O)-methyltransferase, producing the protein MPSPPLQVILFEPEIAANAGAIGRTCVAVGAALWLVRPLGFHLDDRMVRRAGLDYWEHLNLRIVDSLDEVVAAIGIDHLWWFSTKSTHLYTEAVFHAGDGLIFGPESRGLPVRRVTEARERALRIPMRPEARSLNLANAAAVGLYEAVRQVGFGNSPAVGDLPS; encoded by the coding sequence ATGCCTTCTCCTCCTCTCCAAGTCATCCTCTTCGAACCCGAGATCGCCGCCAACGCCGGTGCGATCGGCCGGACCTGCGTGGCGGTCGGCGCGGCGCTCTGGCTGGTACGCCCCCTGGGCTTCCATCTCGACGATCGTATGGTCCGCCGTGCGGGCCTCGATTACTGGGAGCACCTGAACCTCCGGATCGTCGACTCCTTAGACGAGGTCGTCGCCGCCATCGGAATCGACCATCTGTGGTGGTTCAGCACCAAATCGACACACCTGTATACGGAGGCTGTCTTCCACGCTGGGGACGGCCTGATCTTTGGCCCTGAAAGCCGCGGCCTTCCTGTCCGCCGGGTGACCGAAGCCCGCGAGCGGGCCCTGAGAATCCCCATGCGACCCGAAGCCCGCAGCTTGAACCTCGCCAACGCCGCGGCGGTCGGGCTTTACGAGGCTGTTCGCCAGGTCGGCTTCGGTAATTCGCCAGCCGTCGGCGATCTCCCGTCTTGA
- the rplI gene encoding 50S ribosomal protein L9: protein MAKTQTKNKPKSQGKAKGEGAKKSTPAGPPRQPGVERRKNHPLRAKDGYMHVLLTNKVPFVGDAGDLVKVRPGFARNYLLPQGLATFATPHNLRVVEKHRERLRALEAARRADLMALAAQIAQRSLTIEANANEDGHLYGSVNADQIAAALKTDGFTIATEQVKIEGPLKELGLYMIKLHLGQDIDTEVKLWVVPTHTEEAAV from the coding sequence ATGGCGAAGACCCAGACCAAGAATAAGCCCAAGTCCCAGGGCAAGGCGAAGGGCGAAGGCGCGAAGAAGTCCACCCCGGCCGGCCCCCCCCGCCAGCCCGGCGTCGAGCGCCGCAAGAACCACCCGCTGCGGGCCAAGGACGGCTACATGCACGTCCTGCTGACCAACAAGGTGCCCTTCGTCGGCGACGCCGGCGACCTGGTCAAGGTCCGCCCCGGCTTCGCCCGCAACTACCTGCTCCCGCAGGGGCTGGCCACCTTCGCGACCCCGCACAACCTCCGCGTCGTCGAGAAGCACCGTGAGCGTCTCCGCGCTCTCGAGGCCGCCCGTCGCGCCGACCTCATGGCCCTCGCCGCCCAGATCGCCCAGCGCTCGCTGACGATCGAGGCGAACGCCAACGAGGACGGCCACCTCTACGGCTCGGTCAACGCCGACCAGATCGCCGCCGCCCTCAAGACCGACGGCTTCACGATCGCGACCGAACAGGTCAAGATCGAAGGTCCGCTCAAGGAGCTGGGCCTCTACATGATCAAGCTCCACCTGGGGCAGGACATCGACACCGAGGTCAAGCTGTGGGTCGTCCCGACCCACACCGAGGAAGCCGCGGTCTGA
- a CDS encoding 50S ribosomal protein L25 yields the protein MSEALKLKVETRDPAKNKGTGSRASRNLRKSGRIPAVIYGHKQAVVPISLDAIDARSMIAAASHLAELDLGGQTETVLIREVQWDHLGREILHVDFARVDKGELIETDVALEYKGEAVGVGEGGVLEPVVRTLTVKCPAGSIPDSIKVDVSGLKLNQGVHVRELTLPQGVVVEADPELLLIHVVSPTQQTEAASAEGEATQPEVIKPERKEKEAE from the coding sequence ATGTCCGAAGCACTCAAGTTGAAAGTCGAAACCCGAGACCCCGCCAAGAACAAGGGGACGGGCAGCCGCGCGTCACGCAACCTGCGCAAGTCCGGCCGGATCCCTGCCGTCATCTACGGCCATAAGCAGGCCGTGGTCCCCATCAGCCTGGACGCGATCGACGCCCGGTCGATGATCGCCGCCGCCAGCCACCTGGCCGAGCTCGATCTGGGCGGCCAGACTGAGACCGTGCTGATCCGCGAGGTCCAGTGGGACCACCTCGGCCGCGAGATCCTCCACGTCGATTTCGCTCGGGTCGACAAGGGCGAGCTGATCGAGACCGACGTCGCCCTGGAATACAAGGGCGAGGCCGTCGGCGTCGGCGAAGGGGGCGTGCTGGAGCCCGTCGTCCGCACCCTGACCGTCAAGTGCCCCGCCGGTTCGATCCCCGACTCGATCAAGGTCGACGTCTCCGGCCTGAAGCTCAACCAGGGCGTCCACGTCCGCGAGTTGACTCTTCCGCAGGGCGTCGTCGTCGAGGCGGACCCCGAACTGCTGCTCATCCACGTCGTGTCGCCGACCCAGCAGACCGAGGCCGCCTCGGCCGAGGGCGAAGCGACCCAGCCCGAAGTCATCAAGCCCGAGCGTAAGGAGAAGGAGGCCGAGTGA